In the genome of Erinaceus europaeus chromosome 8, mEriEur2.1, whole genome shotgun sequence, one region contains:
- the SMKR1 gene encoding small lysine-rich protein 1 isoform X1, whose product MSQPRRPGQQGAAVGRVSVDAGTRAGASRPGRPPGLRSPLPWQQPGKGKRGKSRPKPRGKKQKKPEVDIFSPAAMLNLYYIAHNVADCLHLRGFRWPGASKGKKGKTKM is encoded by the exons ATGTCGCAGCCCCGACGGCCAGGGCAGCAGGGCGCCGCAGTGGGCAGGGTGAGCGTGGACGCCGGGACCCGCGCGGGAGCCTCCCGCCCCGGCCGCCCCCCGGGACTCCGGAGCCCGCTGCCATGGCAACAG CcagggaaagggaaaagagggAAAAGCCGACCCAAGCCACGGGGGAAGAAGCAGAAAAAGCCGGAAGTGGACATCTTCAGCCCAGCGGCGATGCTGAACCTCTACTACATCGCCCACAACGTGGCCGACTGCCTGCACCTTCGCGGCTTCCGCTGGCCCGGCGCCTccaaggggaagaaggggaaaaccAAGATGTAG
- the SMKR1 gene encoding small lysine-rich protein 1 isoform X2 gives MPGKGKRGKSRPKPRGKKQKKPEVDIFSPAAMLNLYYIAHNVADCLHLRGFRWPGASKGKKGKTKM, from the exons ATG CcagggaaagggaaaagagggAAAAGCCGACCCAAGCCACGGGGGAAGAAGCAGAAAAAGCCGGAAGTGGACATCTTCAGCCCAGCGGCGATGCTGAACCTCTACTACATCGCCCACAACGTGGCCGACTGCCTGCACCTTCGCGGCTTCCGCTGGCCCGGCGCCTccaaggggaagaaggggaaaaccAAGATGTAG